One part of the Azospirillum sp. B510 genome encodes these proteins:
- a CDS encoding amino acid ABC transporter substrate-binding protein, which translates to MRLLLLVLLAMVSASPVLPSPALTSPAWAGDGDTLERIHGRGFLICGLRSGVSGISFSDPQGHLDGFLVDVCRVFAAATLGNAQAIRVVRLPEKPQEFQAVEKHEVDVALTTTTWTFSRDLSNDIEFLMPLLHDGQGFAIHSDGTPPPPLDRLGPRTVCVKTATTTVRNLEDHIRKSDLPWTMRTFQTLDEALQAFLAHECDLLTTDRTVLVTSLAGYRKAGMGIYIYPDVISREPLTPYIARGDRNWYDVTRWILHAIVLADARGVTSADVQAGRVPDDPELHRMLGHSGNAARMLGLPDDWALQALAQVGNYGEIFERNLGIPYGMDRGPNKPWTQGGLLYSPPFR; encoded by the coding sequence ATGCGGCTGCTGTTGCTTGTGCTGCTGGCGATGGTGTCGGCCTCGCCGGTGCTGCCTTCGCCGGCACTGACCTCACCGGCCTGGGCCGGGGACGGCGACACGCTGGAGCGCATCCACGGCCGCGGCTTCCTCATCTGCGGCCTGCGCAGCGGGGTCAGCGGCATCTCCTTCTCCGACCCGCAGGGGCATCTCGACGGGTTCCTGGTCGATGTCTGCCGGGTCTTCGCCGCGGCGACGCTGGGCAACGCCCAGGCGATCCGCGTCGTCCGCCTGCCGGAGAAGCCGCAGGAGTTCCAGGCGGTGGAGAAGCACGAGGTCGACGTGGCGCTGACCACCACGACCTGGACCTTCAGCCGCGACCTGTCCAACGACATCGAATTCCTGATGCCGCTGCTGCATGACGGCCAGGGCTTCGCCATCCACAGCGACGGCACGCCGCCGCCCCCGCTCGACCGGCTGGGACCGCGCACCGTCTGCGTCAAGACCGCCACCACCACCGTCCGCAATCTGGAGGACCATATCCGCAAGTCCGACCTGCCCTGGACGATGCGCACCTTCCAGACGCTGGACGAGGCGTTGCAGGCCTTCCTCGCCCATGAATGCGACCTGCTGACCACCGACCGCACGGTTCTGGTCACCTCGCTGGCCGGCTACCGCAAGGCGGGGATGGGGATTTACATCTATCCGGACGTGATCTCGCGCGAGCCGCTGACGCCCTATATCGCGCGCGGCGACCGCAACTGGTACGACGTCACCCGCTGGATTCTCCACGCCATCGTGCTGGCCGACGCGAGGGGCGTCACCTCGGCGGACGTGCAGGCTGGGCGCGTCCCCGACGATCCCGAACTGCACCGCATGCTGGGCCATTCCGGCAACGCCGCCCGCATGCTCGGCCTGCCCGACGACTGGGCCTTGCAGGCCCTGGCCCAGGTCGGGAATTACGGCGAGATCTTCGAGCGCAACCTCGGCATCCCCTACGGCATGGATCGCGGCCCGAACAAGCCCTGGACCCAGGGCGGCCTGCTCTATTCGCCGCCCTTCCGGTAG
- a CDS encoding methyl-accepting chemotaxis protein: MKAIAAIVGATGANGTETGGAGGAPDDAGTRYRFWTLRRAMISVVGVLVAALIASQAWVSQRYTDFALTTFNSSAAATLRVLANDRIRKNYTEWLQGHANEWSRDAFLVDSVTQKDPAKTALALKNFNTRPVVVDREVRLVSVAVYDADMKRVAITGGEQDSVAAVAPLFEALKTRDLADKRRPASLLWRDGQGRPLFSMIVPIGGFRVLGFLEVVTDPLPALSSLGAVLDADIRFTDAKGGVLFEAKGGEPSAHAQLSATTVAIAGDGGLPWATAEISRDVSDFVGATEKLRNDALKMVGGFALAVAVAAALLLRVAVFANLRKFARAMEQIAAGDLSIEVPRTGRDELAVMAAALSHLRGSVEQVLLMKRMVDSSPVPTALLRTDGPTGAGQVGFVNPAARGFCEAHGIDPTGPDLLAQGPDFTADCTDPARPPIPRRTLTVGETTVEAHVDTVFDDQGNVLGKTLSWTDVTEQMRSAALARKLMEDVHQVASGVATQSGQLRELADALRQQSAGTIDSTVSAGSFVAESNRNAGTCNDSAEALMDTIGSVSSLAGEAAEVVGSTLGELTAARGVVDQLGENTEQIRRIVDVITGIAHQTKLLALNATIEAAAAGVAGRGFAVVAAEVKKLAEETANATVQIASSVSAINGSIQDTVGTFARISGSVERINEVQELIGEAVARQTDSSTDIRRRVGVIAGNTGEVAALIDGVSAQAARTGDIAASLTETANTLAEEAASLHSLLGTLRAGQAA, encoded by the coding sequence ATGAAGGCAATCGCGGCGATTGTGGGCGCAACCGGAGCGAACGGCACGGAAACGGGCGGAGCCGGCGGCGCCCCTGACGATGCCGGCACCCGTTACCGCTTCTGGACCCTGCGCCGCGCCATGATCTCGGTGGTCGGCGTTCTGGTGGCGGCGCTGATCGCCAGCCAGGCCTGGGTGTCGCAACGCTACACCGATTTCGCCCTGACCACCTTCAACAGCAGCGCCGCCGCGACCCTGCGGGTGCTGGCCAACGACCGTATCCGCAAGAACTATACGGAATGGCTCCAGGGCCATGCCAACGAATGGAGCCGCGACGCCTTCCTGGTCGACAGCGTGACCCAGAAGGACCCGGCCAAGACGGCGCTGGCCCTGAAGAATTTCAACACCCGCCCGGTGGTGGTCGACCGCGAGGTGCGGCTGGTCTCGGTCGCCGTCTATGACGCCGACATGAAGCGGGTGGCCATCACCGGCGGCGAGCAGGACAGCGTCGCCGCCGTCGCCCCGCTGTTCGAGGCGCTGAAGACGCGCGATCTCGCCGACAAGCGCCGCCCCGCCAGCCTGCTGTGGCGCGACGGCCAGGGCCGGCCGCTGTTCAGCATGATCGTCCCGATCGGCGGTTTCCGCGTCCTGGGCTTCCTGGAGGTGGTGACCGATCCGCTGCCCGCCCTGTCCAGCCTGGGGGCGGTGCTGGATGCCGACATCCGCTTCACCGACGCCAAGGGCGGCGTCCTGTTCGAGGCCAAGGGCGGCGAACCGTCGGCCCACGCCCAGCTTTCCGCCACCACCGTCGCGATCGCCGGCGATGGCGGCCTGCCCTGGGCGACGGCGGAGATCTCGCGCGACGTTTCCGACTTCGTCGGCGCGACGGAGAAGCTGCGCAACGACGCCCTCAAGATGGTCGGCGGCTTCGCTCTCGCCGTCGCCGTCGCCGCCGCCCTGCTCCTGCGCGTCGCCGTCTTCGCCAACCTGCGCAAATTCGCCCGCGCCATGGAGCAGATCGCCGCCGGCGACCTGTCGATCGAGGTGCCCCGCACCGGCCGCGACGAGCTGGCGGTGATGGCGGCGGCGCTTAGCCATCTGCGCGGCAGCGTCGAACAGGTGCTGCTGATGAAGCGGATGGTCGATTCGAGCCCGGTCCCCACCGCCCTGCTGCGCACCGACGGGCCGACGGGCGCGGGACAGGTCGGCTTCGTCAACCCCGCCGCCCGCGGCTTCTGCGAGGCGCACGGCATCGACCCCACCGGCCCCGACCTGCTGGCCCAGGGGCCGGACTTCACCGCCGACTGTACCGATCCCGCCCGCCCGCCGATCCCGCGCCGCACCCTGACGGTGGGAGAGACCACGGTGGAGGCCCATGTCGACACCGTGTTCGACGACCAGGGCAACGTGCTGGGCAAGACCCTGTCCTGGACCGACGTGACCGAACAGATGCGCTCGGCCGCGCTCGCCCGCAAGCTGATGGAGGATGTGCATCAGGTGGCGTCGGGCGTCGCCACCCAGTCGGGCCAGCTGCGCGAGCTGGCCGACGCGCTGCGCCAGCAATCGGCCGGCACCATCGACAGCACGGTCAGCGCCGGCAGCTTCGTCGCCGAGAGCAACCGCAACGCCGGCACCTGCAACGACAGCGCCGAGGCGCTGATGGACACCATCGGCAGCGTCTCCAGCCTGGCGGGCGAGGCGGCGGAGGTCGTCGGCTCGACGCTGGGCGAACTGACCGCCGCCCGCGGCGTGGTCGACCAGCTTGGCGAGAACACCGAGCAGATCCGCCGCATCGTCGACGTCATCACCGGCATCGCCCACCAGACCAAGCTGCTGGCGCTGAACGCCACCATCGAGGCGGCGGCGGCCGGCGTGGCGGGCCGCGGCTTCGCCGTGGTGGCGGCGGAGGTGAAGAAGCTGGCGGAGGAGACCGCCAACGCCACCGTGCAGATCGCCAGCTCGGTCAGCGCCATCAACGGCAGCATCCAGGACACCGTCGGCACCTTCGCCCGCATCTCCGGCTCGGTCGAGCGCATCAACGAGGTGCAGGAGCTGATCGGCGAGGCGGTGGCCCGCCAGACCGACTCCTCGACCGACATCCGCCGCCGCGTCGGCGTGATCGCCGGCAACACCGGCGAGGTGGCGGCGCTGATCGACGGCGTCAGCGCCCAGGCGGCGCGCACCGGCGACATCGCCGCCTCGCTGACCGAGACGGCGAACACGCTGGCCGAGGAGGCGGCGTCGCTGCATAGTCTGCTCGGCACGCTGCGCGCCGGGCAGGCGGCCTGA
- a CDS encoding response regulator: protein MPATIAITDDDAVTRETLKSYLTDEGFDILLARSAEELKDLLAAATVDLVLLDIRLPRQDGLTLTRELRAASEIGIILVSSRAEKLDRIIGLEMGADDYIAKPFEPREILARVRNLLRRLKAPGDQRDDRRRCFSGWTLWLDRMRLTDPQGRPVRLTGAEFELLSTFVCNPGRVMNRDYLLTATTRRKTDATDRTIDSLVRRLRRLIETDPADPRLLVTVHGTGYLFAGDVTQDG, encoded by the coding sequence ATGCCGGCGACCATTGCCATCACCGACGACGACGCGGTGACGCGCGAGACGCTGAAGTCCTACCTGACGGATGAGGGCTTCGACATCCTGCTGGCCCGCAGCGCCGAGGAGCTGAAGGACCTGCTGGCGGCGGCCACGGTCGATCTGGTGCTGCTCGACATCCGGCTGCCGCGCCAGGACGGGCTGACCCTGACCCGCGAACTGCGCGCGGCGTCGGAGATCGGCATCATCCTGGTCAGCAGCCGGGCGGAGAAGCTGGACCGCATCATCGGGCTGGAAATGGGGGCCGACGATTATATCGCCAAGCCCTTCGAACCGCGCGAGATCCTGGCACGGGTGCGCAACCTGCTGCGCCGGCTGAAGGCGCCGGGCGACCAGCGCGACGACCGCCGCCGCTGCTTTTCCGGCTGGACCCTGTGGCTGGACCGCATGCGCCTGACCGACCCGCAAGGGCGGCCGGTGCGCCTCACGGGGGCGGAGTTCGAACTGCTGTCGACCTTCGTCTGCAATCCGGGCCGGGTGATGAACCGCGACTATCTGCTGACGGCGACGACCCGGCGCAAGACCGACGCCACCGACCGCACGATCGACAGCCTGGTCCGCCGCCTGCGCCGCCTGATCGAGACCGACCCCGCCGACCCCCGGCTGCTGGTGACCGTCCATGGCACCGGCTACCTGTTCGCCGGAGATGTGACACAGGACGGATGA
- a CDS encoding amino acid ABC transporter ATP-binding protein: MTANAIIELRKVGKWYASYHALRDVSISIGKGEKVVVCGPSGSGKSTMIRCINRLEAHQTGHIIVDGIELTDDVKAVEKIRRKVGMVFQNFNLFPHLTVLQNLTLAPIWVRGMAKSEIEEIAMMYLKRVRIPDQAHKFPGQLSGGQQQRVAIARALCMRPEIMLFDEPTSALDPEMVKEVLDVMTELAGEGMTMVCVTHEMGFARQVADSIVFMAEGSIIESGSPAEFFENPKSERTRQFLGQILEH, from the coding sequence ATGACCGCGAACGCCATCATCGAACTCCGCAAGGTCGGCAAGTGGTACGCCAGCTACCACGCGCTGCGCGACGTCAGCATCAGCATCGGCAAGGGCGAGAAGGTCGTCGTCTGCGGCCCGTCCGGCTCGGGCAAGTCGACGATGATCCGCTGCATCAACCGGCTCGAGGCGCACCAGACCGGCCACATCATCGTCGACGGCATCGAGCTGACCGACGACGTGAAGGCGGTGGAGAAGATCCGCCGCAAGGTCGGCATGGTGTTCCAGAACTTCAACCTGTTCCCGCACCTAACCGTGTTGCAGAACCTGACGCTGGCCCCGATCTGGGTGCGCGGCATGGCGAAGTCCGAGATCGAGGAGATCGCCATGATGTATCTGAAACGGGTGCGCATCCCCGACCAAGCCCACAAATTCCCCGGCCAGCTGTCCGGCGGCCAGCAGCAGCGCGTCGCCATCGCCCGCGCGCTGTGCATGCGGCCGGAGATCATGCTGTTCGACGAGCCGACCTCGGCACTCGACCCCGAAATGGTCAAGGAGGTGCTGGATGTCATGACCGAGCTGGCCGGCGAGGGCATGACCATGGTCTGCGTCACCCACGAAATGGGCTTCGCCCGGCAGGTCGCCGACTCTATTGTCTTCATGGCCGAGGGCTCGATCATCGAGAGCGGGTCGCCGGCCGAATTCTTCGAGAACCCGAAAAGCGAACGCACCCGCCAGTTCCTGGGCCAGATCCTGGAACATTGA
- a CDS encoding amino acid ABC transporter permease, with amino-acid sequence MRDPMIKHSPADPAPNPSGPIPTAPVPPAHWAASYEEEPSQASTPPQANGMTALKPFGWAPISWTRNNLFNTPLNTALSLACLALLWLVVPPMANWLLLNASWSGGSEACREAAGACWSVIVVKHRLIFFGTYPYDEQWRPFLACALFVAMLGASGVRAFWRPWLAGAWALTLVGMGVLMWGGVAGLGYVPNDRWGGLPITLMLSVFSIALAFPLSILLALGRQSALPAIRTFCVGFIETMRGVPLVSVLFMASVMFPLFLPEGVTVDKLLRALAGMTLFTAAYLAEAVRGGLQAIPKGQYEAADALGLSYWQKTMLIVLPQALRIVIPPIVNQFISAFKDTSLVTIVGLYDLLTAATVATTDPEWRPYFAEVYVFAGLMFWIFCFSMSRYSQWLERLANRYTRR; translated from the coding sequence ATGAGGGACCCGATGATCAAGCACTCCCCGGCCGATCCGGCCCCCAATCCCAGCGGCCCCATCCCCACCGCTCCCGTTCCTCCCGCCCATTGGGCCGCCTCCTACGAGGAGGAGCCGAGCCAGGCCTCCACACCGCCGCAGGCCAACGGCATGACGGCGCTGAAGCCCTTCGGCTGGGCGCCCATCAGCTGGACACGCAACAACCTGTTCAACACGCCGCTGAACACGGCGCTCAGCCTCGCCTGCCTCGCGCTCCTGTGGCTGGTGGTGCCGCCGATGGCGAACTGGCTGCTGCTGAACGCCAGCTGGTCCGGCGGCTCGGAGGCCTGCCGCGAGGCGGCCGGCGCCTGCTGGTCGGTGATCGTGGTCAAGCACCGGCTGATCTTCTTCGGCACCTACCCCTATGACGAGCAGTGGCGCCCCTTCCTGGCCTGCGCCCTGTTCGTGGCGATGCTGGGCGCCAGCGGCGTGCGCGCCTTCTGGCGGCCCTGGCTGGCCGGCGCCTGGGCGCTGACGCTGGTCGGCATGGGCGTGCTGATGTGGGGCGGCGTCGCCGGCCTCGGCTATGTGCCCAACGACCGCTGGGGCGGGCTGCCGATCACGCTGATGCTGTCGGTCTTCTCCATCGCGCTCGCCTTCCCGCTGTCGATCCTGCTGGCGCTCGGCCGCCAGTCCGCGCTGCCCGCCATCCGCACCTTCTGCGTCGGCTTCATCGAGACGATGCGCGGCGTGCCGCTGGTCAGCGTGCTGTTCATGGCGTCGGTGATGTTCCCGCTGTTCCTGCCGGAAGGCGTCACGGTCGACAAGCTGCTGCGGGCGCTGGCCGGGATGACGCTCTTCACCGCCGCCTATCTGGCCGAGGCCGTGCGCGGCGGCTTGCAGGCGATCCCCAAGGGCCAGTACGAGGCCGCCGACGCGCTCGGCCTGTCATACTGGCAGAAGACGATGCTGATCGTCCTGCCCCAGGCGTTGCGCATCGTCATCCCACCGATCGTCAACCAGTTCATCAGCGCCTTCAAGGACACCTCGCTGGTCACCATCGTCGGCCTCTACGACCTGCTGACCGCCGCCACCGTGGCGACGACCGACCCCGAATGGCGCCCCTATTTCGCCGAGGTCTATGTCTTCGCCGGGCTGATGTTCTGGATCTTCTGCTTCAGCATGTCGCGCTACAGCCAGTGGCTGGAGCGTCTGGCCAACCGCTACACCCGCCGCTGA
- a CDS encoding amino acid ABC transporter permease, with translation MTNPVQALNSARVRGWLYQALFLACALAVAWYLVSNTLTNLATRGVATGFGFLHREAGFEIGESLLSYSASDTYLKALAVGLLNTLAVSAAGVALATVLGVLIGVGRLSSNWMVNRFATLYVETVRNVPLLLQLVVWYTVMNRLPSPREALEILPGIFLSNRGMKFPVLVEHAGHGWVLLALLAGIAAAFAVVRHGRRHREATGRPFPTLPIAIAAVLLPPAAAFIATGAPLAFDVPALAGFNFEGGGSVTPEFTALLIGLSVYTAGFIAEIVRSGILAVPHGQTEAGLALGLSPGRILRLIILPQALRVIVPPLTSQYLNLAKNSSLAVAIGYPDLVSVSNTSANQTGQVVEAVAMMMLVYLVISLAISGFMNWYNRRVALVTR, from the coding sequence ATGACAAACCCGGTCCAGGCGCTGAACTCCGCGCGCGTGCGGGGGTGGCTGTATCAGGCTCTGTTCCTGGCCTGCGCCCTCGCCGTCGCCTGGTATCTCGTCTCCAACACGCTGACCAACCTCGCCACCCGCGGCGTCGCCACCGGCTTCGGCTTCCTGCATCGCGAGGCCGGCTTCGAGATCGGCGAGAGCCTGCTGTCCTATTCCGCGTCGGACACCTATCTGAAGGCGCTGGCCGTCGGCCTCTTGAACACGCTGGCGGTGTCGGCCGCCGGCGTCGCGCTGGCCACCGTGCTGGGCGTGCTGATCGGCGTCGGGCGGCTGTCGTCGAACTGGATGGTGAACCGCTTCGCCACCCTCTATGTCGAGACGGTGCGCAACGTGCCGCTGCTGCTCCAGCTGGTGGTCTGGTACACCGTCATGAACCGGCTGCCCAGCCCGCGCGAGGCGCTGGAGATCCTGCCCGGCATCTTCCTCAGCAACCGCGGCATGAAGTTCCCGGTGCTGGTCGAGCATGCCGGCCATGGCTGGGTCCTGCTGGCGCTGCTGGCCGGCATCGCCGCCGCCTTCGCCGTCGTCCGCCACGGCCGCCGCCACCGCGAGGCCACCGGCAGGCCCTTCCCCACCCTGCCGATCGCCATCGCCGCGGTGCTGCTGCCGCCGGCCGCGGCGTTCATCGCCACCGGCGCGCCGCTCGCCTTCGATGTTCCGGCCCTGGCCGGCTTCAATTTCGAGGGCGGTGGCTCGGTCACCCCGGAATTCACAGCACTGCTGATCGGCCTGTCGGTCTACACCGCCGGCTTCATCGCCGAGATCGTGCGCTCCGGCATCCTCGCCGTGCCGCATGGCCAGACCGAGGCCGGGCTGGCGCTCGGCCTGTCGCCGGGCAGGATCCTGCGCCTGATCATCCTGCCGCAGGCGCTGCGCGTCATCGTGCCGCCGCTGACCAGCCAATATCTGAACCTGGCCAAGAACAGCTCGCTGGCCGTCGCCATCGGCTACCCCGATCTGGTCAGCGTCTCCAACACCTCGGCCAACCAGACCGGGCAGGTGGTGGAGGCGGTGGCGATGATGATGCTGGTCTATCTCGTCATCAGCCTCGCGATCTCCGGCTTCATGAACTGGTACAACCGCCGTGTGGCCCTGGTGACGCGATGA
- a CDS encoding amino acid ABC transporter substrate-binding protein, protein MTSGPSKSGLRALAIAATLSVSAFALSGALSGTAEAGATFDGVKQKGYVQCGVNLGLYGFSAPDDKGKWSGLDVDMCRAVAAAVFGDAEKVKYTPLSAQQRLPALQSGEIDILARNTTRTLTRDTANGLNFAPTNYYDGQGFMVSAKLGLKSAKQLNGATVCVLPGTTTEQNVSDYFRANKMTFKPVVIEKNEELNKAFFAGRCDALTSDASQLAAIRAAEVPNPADYVILPELISKEPLSPAIRQGDEEWTNLVTWAFYAMVQAEEKGLTSETVDAALTSPDPDVKRLLGVTAGNGKALGVEENWAFNIIKQVGNYAQSYERNVGAGSKLKMPRGQNALYTEGGLMYAPPMK, encoded by the coding sequence ATGACATCCGGCCCCTCGAAGTCCGGCCTGCGCGCCCTCGCCATCGCGGCCACCCTGTCCGTCTCCGCTTTCGCCCTGTCCGGCGCCCTGTCGGGCACGGCCGAGGCCGGCGCCACTTTCGACGGCGTGAAGCAGAAGGGTTATGTCCAGTGCGGCGTCAATCTGGGCCTCTACGGCTTCTCCGCCCCGGACGACAAGGGCAAGTGGTCGGGCCTGGACGTCGACATGTGCCGCGCCGTCGCCGCCGCCGTCTTCGGCGATGCCGAGAAGGTGAAGTACACCCCGCTGTCGGCGCAGCAGCGCCTGCCGGCCTTGCAGTCCGGCGAGATCGACATCCTCGCCCGCAACACCACCCGCACCCTGACCCGCGACACCGCCAACGGCCTGAACTTCGCGCCGACCAACTATTATGACGGCCAGGGCTTCATGGTCTCGGCCAAGCTGGGGCTGAAGAGCGCCAAGCAGCTGAACGGCGCCACCGTCTGCGTCCTGCCCGGCACCACCACTGAACAGAACGTGTCGGATTACTTCCGCGCCAACAAGATGACCTTCAAGCCGGTCGTCATCGAGAAGAACGAGGAGCTGAACAAGGCCTTCTTCGCCGGCCGCTGCGACGCCCTGACCTCCGACGCCTCGCAGCTGGCCGCCATCCGCGCCGCCGAGGTGCCGAACCCGGCCGACTACGTCATCCTGCCCGAGCTGATCTCCAAGGAGCCGCTGTCGCCGGCCATCCGCCAGGGCGACGAGGAATGGACCAATCTGGTGACCTGGGCCTTCTACGCCATGGTCCAGGCCGAGGAGAAGGGCCTGACGTCGGAGACGGTGGACGCCGCCCTGACCTCTCCCGACCCGGATGTGAAGCGCCTGCTCGGCGTCACCGCCGGCAACGGCAAGGCGCTGGGCGTCGAGGAGAACTGGGCGTTCAACATCATCAAGCAGGTCGGCAACTACGCCCAGAGCTACGAGCGCAATGTCGGCGCCGGCTCCAAGCTGAAGATGCCGCGCGGCCAGAACGCCCTCTACACCGAAGGCGGCCTGATGTACGCCCCGCCGATGAAGTAA
- a CDS encoding Lin0512 family protein: MKQVMFVELGMGVDLHGQDVTKAAVRAVRNAIERNSMPGMRALVDGDTGRMQVRVHLAVPADADRLDHEAVKAVFPYGAVSIQVTSGGMLAPSGIFLADKNDRNEQIYVVNAAVEVGI, translated from the coding sequence ATGAAGCAAGTGATGTTCGTGGAACTCGGCATGGGGGTGGATCTGCATGGTCAGGACGTGACCAAGGCCGCCGTCCGCGCCGTGCGCAACGCGATCGAGCGCAACTCCATGCCGGGCATGCGCGCCCTGGTGGACGGCGACACCGGCAGGATGCAGGTGCGCGTCCACCTTGCGGTGCCAGCCGACGCCGACCGCCTCGACCATGAGGCGGTGAAGGCCGTCTTCCCCTATGGCGCCGTCAGCATCCAGGTCACCAGCGGCGGCATGCTGGCGCCGAGCGGCATCTTCCTGGCCGACAAGAACGACCGCAACGAGCAGATCTACGTCGTCAACGCCGCGGTCGAGGTCGGCATCTGA
- a CDS encoding methyl-accepting chemotaxis protein, whose product MLNNLSITKKIMALVVLALCGAVAIVLYNTAQLKSVMTEDRKQAIRNIVETAVSIANHYNQEATRGAMSMDEAKARTKNTIRAMRFGKGDYFFVYNTNGTTEVHGTRKELEGQMRLDEKDVDGFAFLRHQIANAQAGGGYTTYRFTKPGGGSEVFEKISYDAPFTPWNWVIASGVYVDDVDLAFWNKLQHSLIVIAGVIALMLAASILLGKAITRPIAALGAAMRLLADGNHSVSIAGADRRDEIGAMAQAVQVFKDNGIAMETLRRENEQAAEQAAAERRRGMLDLANSFESEIKTIVDSVNVQASQLRSTSSLLSNIASNATDQSDHTLRAASDAGGGVQIVAAAAEQLASSIQAISAEVSRSTGMSQKAVDDTRRTSEIVAGLTTAAARIGDVVNLINAIASQTNLLALNATIEAARAGEAGKGFAVVAGEVKSLAGQTAKATEEISAQIGTIQSATRAVVSAIEDISGTISGINETATTIASAVEEQGAATREIARNVQQAASGAQEVVNRVQGLQKMAGDTGNGAAQVEEAASDLLMQSDELTRQMDRFIGGIRAG is encoded by the coding sequence ATGCTCAACAACCTAAGCATCACAAAGAAGATAATGGCGCTCGTGGTGCTTGCGCTTTGCGGCGCCGTCGCGATTGTTCTCTACAACACTGCCCAGCTCAAGAGCGTGATGACGGAAGACCGCAAACAGGCGATCCGCAACATCGTCGAAACGGCGGTCAGTATTGCGAACCACTACAATCAGGAAGCCACCCGCGGCGCCATGTCCATGGACGAGGCGAAGGCGCGGACAAAGAACACGATCCGCGCCATGCGCTTCGGCAAGGGCGATTATTTCTTCGTATACAACACGAATGGCACCACCGAAGTCCACGGCACGCGCAAGGAGCTGGAAGGCCAGATGCGGCTGGACGAGAAGGATGTGGACGGCTTCGCCTTCCTGCGTCACCAGATCGCCAACGCGCAGGCCGGCGGCGGTTATACCACCTACCGCTTCACCAAGCCCGGCGGCGGCAGCGAGGTGTTCGAGAAGATCTCCTACGACGCGCCCTTCACGCCGTGGAACTGGGTCATCGCGTCCGGCGTCTATGTCGATGACGTTGATCTGGCCTTCTGGAACAAGTTGCAGCATTCGCTGATCGTCATCGCCGGGGTGATCGCCCTGATGCTGGCGGCGTCGATCCTGCTGGGCAAGGCGATCACCCGGCCGATCGCCGCGCTGGGCGCCGCCATGCGCCTGCTGGCCGACGGCAACCATTCGGTGAGCATCGCCGGCGCCGACCGCCGGGACGAGATCGGCGCCATGGCCCAGGCGGTACAGGTGTTCAAGGACAATGGCATCGCCATGGAGACCCTGCGGCGCGAGAACGAGCAGGCCGCCGAACAGGCCGCCGCCGAACGGCGCCGCGGCATGCTGGATCTGGCCAACAGCTTCGAGTCCGAGATCAAGACCATCGTCGACAGCGTGAACGTCCAGGCCTCGCAGCTGCGCTCGACCTCATCGCTGCTCTCCAACATCGCCAGCAACGCGACCGACCAGTCCGACCATACCCTGCGCGCCGCGTCGGATGCCGGCGGCGGTGTCCAGATCGTCGCGGCGGCGGCGGAGCAGCTCGCCTCCTCGATCCAGGCGATCAGCGCCGAGGTCAGCCGTTCCACCGGCATGAGCCAGAAGGCGGTCGACGACACCCGCCGCACCTCGGAGATCGTCGCCGGCCTGACCACCGCCGCCGCCAGGATCGGCGACGTGGTCAACCTGATCAACGCCATCGCCAGCCAGACCAACCTGTTGGCATTGAACGCCACCATCGAGGCCGCCCGCGCCGGCGAGGCCGGAAAGGGCTTCGCCGTCGTCGCCGGCGAGGTCAAGAGCCTGGCCGGGCAGACGGCCAAGGCGACGGAGGAGATCAGCGCCCAGATCGGCACCATCCAGTCGGCGACGCGCGCGGTGGTGTCCGCCATCGAGGACATCAGCGGCACCATCAGCGGCATCAACGAGACCGCCACCACCATCGCCTCGGCGGTCGAGGAGCAGGGGGCGGCCACCCGCGAGATCGCCCGCAACGTCCAGCAGGCGGCCAGCGGCGCGCAGGAGGTCGTCAACCGCGTCCAGGGTCTTCAGAAGATGGCCGGCGACACCGGCAACGGCGCCGCCCAGGTCGAGGAGGCGGCCTCCGACCTGCTGATGCAGTCCGACGAGCTGACCCGCCAGATGGACCGCTTCATCGGCGGCATCCGCGCCGGCTGA